A genomic window from Bacillota bacterium includes:
- a CDS encoding signal recognition particle protein, translating into MFSSLAERLQDAFKKLKSKGKLNESDVDLALKEVRRALLSADVNFQVVKDFMKRVRERAVGHDVLDSLTPAQQVIKIVHDELVGLMGGEESKINMASKPPTVIMMVGLQGAGKTTTSAKLARLLRKQGRKPLMVAGDIYRPAAIKQLEVLGSQLDMPVFSMGDKQRPPAIARAAKESAINNGQDVVIVDTAGRLHIDEELMEELFAVKSEIKPDEILLVVDAMTGQDAVNVANTFNERLELDGVVLTKLDGDARGGAALSVKAVTGRPIKFVGIGEKLDALETFHPNRMADRILGMGDMLTLIEKAQDNFDQEKVSKLNKRIRSMEFTLDDFVDQLQQVKKLGPIDQIMGMIPGLGNNKKLKDMNIDEKELVYVEAIINSMTPFERQNPSEISGSRKKRIARGSGTRVQDVNRLLKQFEQTKKMMKQLMDAEKSMKKGKAGKNPFMMGKKGGPFGP; encoded by the coding sequence GTGTTTTCCAGTCTGGCTGAAAGGCTTCAAGATGCCTTTAAAAAGCTTAAAAGCAAGGGAAAACTAAATGAGTCGGATGTAGACTTAGCTCTTAAAGAAGTTCGCCGGGCTCTTTTGTCCGCTGATGTTAACTTTCAAGTGGTAAAAGATTTTATGAAACGAGTCCGGGAAAGGGCGGTAGGGCACGATGTTCTGGATAGTTTGACCCCCGCCCAACAGGTGATAAAAATTGTACACGATGAGCTGGTTGGCCTTATGGGAGGCGAAGAAAGTAAAATTAATATGGCTTCCAAACCTCCAACCGTGATCATGATGGTGGGGCTGCAAGGCGCAGGTAAAACCACCACCTCCGCAAAGCTGGCCAGGTTACTGCGTAAACAGGGTCGCAAGCCCCTAATGGTAGCAGGGGATATATACAGGCCGGCGGCAATAAAACAATTGGAAGTGTTGGGTAGTCAACTTGACATGCCGGTTTTCTCCATGGGTGACAAACAGCGGCCACCCGCCATTGCCAGGGCAGCTAAAGAAAGTGCAATCAATAATGGCCAAGATGTAGTGATTGTTGATACCGCTGGACGTCTTCATATTGATGAGGAATTAATGGAAGAATTATTTGCCGTTAAATCAGAGATAAAGCCGGATGAAATTTTACTGGTGGTTGACGCCATGACCGGGCAGGATGCAGTCAATGTGGCCAATACATTTAACGAGCGGCTTGAGTTGGACGGAGTGGTTTTGACCAAACTGGACGGGGATGCCCGGGGAGGAGCGGCTTTATCGGTAAAAGCCGTAACGGGCCGTCCAATCAAATTTGTAGGCATTGGGGAAAAGCTGGATGCCCTGGAGACATTCCACCCTAACCGGATGGCAGACCGTATATTGGGCATGGGGGATATGCTTACCCTAATAGAAAAGGCTCAGGATAATTTCGATCAGGAAAAAGTATCCAAGTTAAATAAACGCATTCGTAGTATGGAGTTTACATTGGATGATTTTGTAGACCAACTACAGCAGGTCAAAAAACTAGGACCTATCGACCAAATAATGGGTATGATTCCGGGACTGGGAAACAATAAAAAATTAAAAGACATGAATATAGACGAGAAGGAACTGGTTTATGTAGAAGCAATCATTAATTCTATGACTCCCTTCGAAAGGCAAAATCCCTCTGAGATCAGCGGCAGCAGGAAAAAGCGCATTGCTCGAGGCAGCGGCACCAGGGTACAGGATGTGAATAGGCTACTAAAACAGTTTGAACAGACCAAAAAAATGATGAAGCAACTTATGGATGCAGAAAAGTCTATGAAAAAGGGGAAAGCTGGTAAAAACCCCTTTATGATGGGCAAAAAAGGAGGACCTTTCGGTCCGTAA
- a CDS encoding YlxM family DNA-binding protein → MDKVAWMALLFDFYGQLLTKKQKSFIDLYYGHDLSLGEIAENYDVSRQAVYDSLKRSEKVLSDYEDKLGLVKRFLDQRKKLSEVARLLDESEIKGSTESVVKARQMLARMLEISSEE, encoded by the coding sequence ATGGACAAAGTGGCCTGGATGGCTTTACTATTCGATTTTTACGGACAATTACTAACCAAAAAACAGAAAAGTTTTATTGATCTGTACTATGGACATGATTTATCGCTGGGTGAAATAGCTGAGAACTATGATGTCAGTAGACAGGCGGTATATGATAGCCTCAAAAGATCGGAAAAGGTTTTAAGTGATTACGAAGATAAGCTCGGTCTGGTGAAACGATTCTTGGATCAGAGAAAAAAGCTGTCGGAAGTTGCCAGATTGCTGGATGAATCAGAAATTAAAGGTAGTACCGAGTCAGTGGTAAAAGCTAGGCAAATGTTGGCGAGAATGCTTGAAATTAGCAGTGAAGAATAG
- a CDS encoding aspartate aminotransferase family protein, producing MSLLDFDKNFVKAQGASVWDSDGNKYLDFLGGFGSLNVGHNHPAIIAALEKANYLPSIIPASLPALAGALAQNLARITPGELQRSFFCNSGAEAVEGALKLARAATGKADIVFCDNSFHGKTFGALSVTGRDKYRKPFEPLLPGCHSVPFNDAAALEKALHSFSPAAFIVEPLQGEGGIIPPSKDYFKQVQRICKKHGTLLIIDEVQTGLGRTGKMFACEHYNLEPDILCLAKSLGGGIMPIGAFVTKDTIWRKAYGGMDKATLHTSTFGGNSRATAVGLATLQVIYDQNLVEKAKENGDFFLDQLQRLKNKYPLIKDVRGQGLMIGLEFNQVEGLGNKLSMGMTNKFSQEYMGSLVAGELMNEFKIITAYTLNNPNVIRLEPPLIVSRAELETVIDALDNILARHKGFFSVAASGAKTILKTFRQKNN from the coding sequence ATGAGCCTTTTAGACTTCGACAAAAATTTTGTCAAAGCCCAAGGAGCAAGTGTATGGGACAGTGACGGTAATAAATATTTGGACTTTCTGGGCGGATTCGGCTCACTAAATGTAGGCCACAATCATCCTGCAATTATCGCTGCACTTGAAAAGGCAAATTACTTGCCTAGCATCATACCCGCATCATTGCCTGCGCTGGCGGGCGCTCTGGCACAGAATTTAGCCCGGATTACCCCGGGTGAACTGCAAAGGTCTTTTTTTTGTAACAGCGGGGCCGAAGCAGTTGAGGGGGCTTTAAAACTGGCCCGCGCAGCCACCGGAAAAGCAGATATAGTTTTTTGTGATAACTCCTTTCACGGTAAAACCTTTGGTGCCTTATCGGTCACCGGCAGAGATAAATACCGAAAGCCCTTTGAGCCCCTGCTACCAGGTTGTCATTCGGTGCCCTTTAATGATGCCGCCGCCCTGGAAAAAGCTTTACATTCATTTTCCCCCGCGGCATTTATAGTTGAGCCCTTGCAGGGTGAAGGCGGGATTATCCCACCCTCTAAAGATTATTTTAAGCAGGTGCAAAGAATTTGCAAAAAACACGGTACCTTGTTAATTATCGATGAAGTCCAGACCGGTCTGGGCCGTACCGGCAAAATGTTTGCATGTGAGCACTACAATTTAGAACCTGATATTCTCTGCCTTGCCAAATCTCTTGGCGGAGGGATAATGCCGATTGGGGCATTTGTCACCAAAGATACTATCTGGAGAAAAGCGTACGGAGGCATGGATAAGGCTACTTTGCATACTTCCACCTTTGGAGGCAACTCACGGGCAACTGCTGTAGGGTTGGCGACACTGCAAGTAATATATGATCAAAATTTAGTTGAAAAAGCAAAGGAAAACGGAGATTTCTTTCTTGATCAATTGCAAAGGCTTAAGAATAAATACCCTCTAATAAAAGATGTTAGGGGACAGGGGCTTATGATTGGATTAGAATTTAACCAAGTGGAGGGTTTAGGCAATAAATTAAGTATGGGTATGACAAACAAGTTCTCCCAAGAGTATATGGGTAGTCTTGTTGCCGGAGAGTTAATGAATGAGTTCAAAATTATTACAGCTTATACTTTAAACAACCCCAACGTTATTCGTCTTGAGCCACCATTAATTGTTTCCCGTGCAGAATTGGAGACAGTCATTGATGCCTTGGACAATATTCTTGCACGGCACAAGGGGTTCTTTAGCGTCGCCGCCTCGGGGGCCAAAACAATTCTAAAGACTTTCAGGCAGAAGAACAATTAA
- the dat gene encoding D-amino-acid transaminase: protein MIRMRDKMKELVYLNGWMGSFAEANISVNDRGYIFGDGIYEVIRAYNGKMFALRDHLERLRVSASAVEIELPGGEKNIGNICEELMSESGIKEAMVYIQLSRGTAPRNHTFDAGIKPNLLVTVRHVPEIPATMYSEGIKVITHPDLRWQMCNVKSISLQANILAKDKALKRGAEEAVFVMEDGTVTEAASSNVFIIKQGILKTHPNGNKILPGITRRYVIQIAKSMDLEVREEPFSATELKAAEEVFCTNTIHEVAPVTKVDDIEIGDGNTGPWTERLLAGYQALISV, encoded by the coding sequence ATGATAAGAATGAGGGATAAAATGAAGGAATTAGTATATTTAAATGGTTGGATGGGGTCATTTGCAGAAGCTAATATCTCTGTCAATGACCGGGGCTACATTTTTGGAGACGGCATTTATGAAGTTATCCGTGCTTATAATGGAAAGATGTTTGCGCTGCGGGACCATCTGGAGCGGTTAAGGGTTAGCGCATCTGCTGTGGAAATAGAATTACCCGGTGGAGAAAAAAATATAGGTAACATATGCGAAGAACTCATGTCAGAATCCGGTATTAAAGAAGCAATGGTTTATATACAGCTTAGCCGGGGAACTGCCCCTCGAAATCATACGTTTGATGCCGGGATAAAGCCTAACTTGTTAGTTACTGTACGACATGTACCGGAAATCCCTGCAACTATGTACAGTGAAGGAATTAAGGTTATAACACACCCCGACCTGCGCTGGCAGATGTGCAATGTCAAAAGCATTTCCCTCCAGGCAAATATTCTGGCTAAGGATAAGGCACTTAAAAGGGGGGCGGAAGAAGCAGTCTTTGTAATGGAAGACGGTACGGTAACCGAGGCTGCGTCCAGTAATGTGTTTATAATTAAACAGGGAATACTGAAAACACATCCTAACGGTAACAAAATCCTGCCCGGTATTACCAGGAGGTATGTTATTCAAATCGCTAAGTCAATGGATCTAGAAGTTAGGGAGGAACCTTTTTCCGCCACGGAACTAAAGGCAGCGGAAGAAGTGTTTTGCACCAACACCATTCATGAAGTAGCCCCGGTAACCAAGGTGGACGATATTGAAATCGGTGATGGTAACACCGGACCATGGACCGAACGCCTGCTGGCAGGCTATCAAGCTTTAATATCTGTTTAA
- a CDS encoding amidohydrolase, with the protein MAKLLIKAGNIITMNETGEVISGGEIAVDGDRIIHMGPAGSTPSDFIADKVTGGGKMVALPGFVNCHTHASMTLLRSYADDLPLMKWLQEKIWPFEDNMTSDDIYWGAMLSCVEMIRSGTTTFADMYMHMDRVAETVEKTGLRAVLSRGMIGIAPNGPRALEESKEFVRKYNGTAEGRINCMFGPHAPYTCPPEFIQQAMEYAKDLNVGIHIHLAETRGEFGDMTEKYGKTPVQLMDSIGLFELPVLAAHCVHLDDEDIEILGTKKVGIAHNPESNMKLASGIAPVQKLINAGAVVGLGTDGASSNNNLDMLEELRSASFLQKVSTEDATALPASAALGMATREGAKVLGMENEVGMIKPGYKADIILIDMDKPHLYPLHNPAAHVAYAASSADIDTTVVNGRVLMENRRLLTVDENEVCAKAQECANRLVQEAAD; encoded by the coding sequence ATGGCGAAACTTCTTATTAAAGCCGGCAACATCATTACCATGAATGAAACTGGTGAAGTTATTTCCGGCGGCGAGATAGCAGTTGACGGCGACCGCATTATTCATATGGGCCCGGCCGGGTCAACACCTAGTGATTTTATAGCGGACAAAGTCACTGGTGGTGGTAAAATGGTAGCTTTGCCCGGCTTTGTCAATTGTCATACCCATGCTTCGATGACCCTGCTACGAAGTTATGCCGACGATCTTCCCCTGATGAAATGGCTGCAGGAAAAGATTTGGCCATTTGAAGACAATATGACATCTGACGACATTTATTGGGGAGCTATGCTAAGCTGCGTAGAGATGATTAGATCAGGGACAACCACTTTTGCCGATATGTACATGCACATGGACCGGGTTGCCGAGACTGTGGAAAAAACAGGATTGAGAGCGGTTTTAAGTCGGGGAATGATAGGTATAGCCCCCAACGGCCCCCGGGCCTTGGAAGAAAGTAAAGAATTTGTAAGAAAATATAACGGTACAGCAGAAGGAAGAATTAACTGTATGTTTGGCCCTCATGCCCCGTATACATGCCCGCCTGAGTTTATCCAGCAGGCCATGGAATATGCGAAGGACCTTAATGTAGGAATCCATATTCATCTGGCTGAAACCCGCGGGGAATTTGGTGATATGACTGAGAAATACGGGAAGACACCAGTTCAGCTTATGGACAGTATAGGGCTCTTTGAACTACCTGTCCTTGCTGCACATTGTGTGCATTTAGATGATGAGGACATAGAAATACTAGGCACTAAAAAGGTTGGTATTGCTCATAATCCAGAGAGTAATATGAAGTTAGCCAGCGGTATCGCGCCGGTACAAAAACTAATTAATGCCGGGGCAGTTGTTGGGCTGGGAACAGATGGCGCGTCCAGTAACAATAACTTGGATATGCTGGAAGAATTGCGTAGTGCATCATTCCTGCAAAAGGTCTCCACGGAAGATGCCACAGCCTTGCCCGCATCTGCTGCCCTGGGTATGGCCACCAGAGAAGGCGCCAAGGTGTTAGGCATGGAAAATGAAGTAGGCATGATAAAGCCTGGTTATAAGGCTGATATAATACTTATCGACATGGATAAACCACACCTATATCCACTCCATAACCCTGCTGCTCACGTTGCATACGCCGCCTCATCTGCGGACATTGACACAACCGTTGTTAATGGGCGGGTACTTATGGAAAACCGCCGCCTGCTGACAGTAGACGAAAACGAGGTCTGTGCCAAAGCACAAGAATGTGCCAATCGGCTCGTGCAAGAGGCGGCAGATTAA
- a CDS encoding class II aldolase/adducin family protein, whose protein sequence is MNKKTSLELIRACKDMISGGLVAGTWGNASIRVADGMIVTPSGMPYDSLNVSDIVLLDMSGRVKLGFRSPSTESPLHLEIYRNRPDVHAIMHTHSIYACALAVSRINLPVILEEQAQLVGGKVPVTDYAPAGSQELARAASQTLGEGGAVLLANHGLVGVGKDIKEALLVCQIAEKACHVYIMSQSVGTPFCLDDKDVFSLRQAFSKGYGQNIKE, encoded by the coding sequence ATGAATAAAAAGACTAGCCTGGAGCTGATCAGGGCCTGTAAGGATATGATAAGTGGAGGACTTGTGGCCGGCACCTGGGGAAATGCCTCCATACGCGTTGCAGATGGTATGATTGTCACGCCAAGCGGAATGCCGTATGATTCCCTGAATGTATCTGATATAGTGTTATTAGACATGTCTGGGAGAGTCAAGTTAGGGTTTAGAAGCCCGTCCACAGAGTCTCCACTGCACCTGGAAATCTATCGTAACAGGCCGGATGTGCATGCCATAATGCATACTCATAGTATTTACGCGTGTGCACTGGCTGTATCCCGTATTAATCTGCCGGTCATATTAGAGGAACAAGCTCAACTGGTGGGCGGAAAGGTTCCGGTCACTGATTATGCTCCGGCCGGTAGTCAAGAATTGGCCCGTGCTGCATCGCAAACACTAGGAGAAGGCGGGGCTGTACTTTTAGCTAATCACGGCTTGGTGGGGGTAGGCAAGGACATCAAGGAAGCCCTTCTTGTCTGCCAAATAGCGGAGAAGGCTTGCCATGTGTATATTATGAGCCAGTCCGTGGGTACCCCGTTTTGTCTGGATGATAAGGATGTTTTTTCTTTACGGCAAGCATTTTCGAAAGGCTACGGGCAAAATATTAAGGAATAG
- a CDS encoding adenosylhomocysteinase — protein MSDYIVRDINLADSGRLKIEWVRAHMPVLNAIRDEFERELPFKGMRVAMSIHLEAKTAYLAEVMRAGGAEVAITGSNPLSTQDDVAAALAREGINVFAWYDATDEEYTEHLRKTLSTHPRIIIDDGGDLVHMLHTELKDQAGEVIGGSEETTTGVLRLRAMEQAGQLRFPMLAVNDAFCKYLFDNRYGTGESTWSGIMRTTNLIVAGKTVVVFGYGWCGKGVAMRAKGLGAKVIVCDVDPIKAIEAYMDGFEVMSSDEAASRGDVFVTVTGCKDLLRERHYNRMKDGAILCNAGHFDLEINIPELEKSSVSRREVRTNIEEFKLPDGRRIYLLAEGRLVNLAAGDGHPAEIMDMSFALQALSARHILNHGAQLDKKVYVVPEDLDRRVADLKLKSMGIEIDSLTDDQYAYLNSWGDE, from the coding sequence GTGTCTGACTACATTGTTCGTGACATTAACCTGGCAGATAGCGGCAGGCTCAAAATTGAGTGGGTAAGGGCCCACATGCCTGTATTAAACGCCATTCGTGATGAATTCGAAAGAGAGCTTCCTTTTAAAGGGATGCGGGTAGCAATGAGCATTCATTTGGAAGCGAAAACCGCATATTTGGCAGAAGTAATGAGGGCTGGTGGAGCTGAGGTAGCAATTACAGGTTCCAATCCCCTTTCCACCCAGGATGATGTGGCAGCCGCGCTTGCCAGGGAAGGCATTAATGTCTTTGCCTGGTACGATGCCACTGACGAAGAATATACAGAGCATTTGCGGAAAACGTTGTCAACCCACCCTCGCATTATAATTGACGACGGTGGTGACCTGGTGCACATGCTGCACACAGAGTTGAAAGACCAGGCCGGTGAAGTGATAGGTGGAAGTGAGGAAACTACCACCGGCGTACTTCGCTTAAGGGCAATGGAACAGGCCGGTCAGCTTCGTTTTCCTATGCTTGCTGTTAACGATGCTTTTTGTAAATATCTTTTTGACAATAGATATGGCACCGGAGAATCCACATGGTCAGGAATTATGCGTACAACAAATCTTATAGTAGCCGGAAAAACAGTTGTTGTTTTCGGTTATGGGTGGTGCGGTAAAGGCGTTGCTATGCGTGCTAAAGGCCTGGGTGCAAAGGTAATAGTATGTGACGTTGACCCCATCAAAGCTATTGAAGCTTATATGGATGGCTTTGAAGTTATGAGCAGCGACGAGGCTGCCTCTCGTGGAGATGTTTTTGTTACGGTAACGGGCTGTAAGGATCTTCTGCGTGAACGGCACTATAACCGGATGAAGGATGGTGCTATACTGTGTAATGCAGGGCACTTCGACTTGGAGATAAATATTCCAGAGCTTGAAAAATCTTCTGTTTCCCGCAGGGAAGTACGCACAAATATTGAAGAGTTTAAACTCCCGGACGGGCGCCGCATTTACCTGTTAGCAGAGGGACGTTTGGTAAATCTGGCTGCAGGTGACGGGCACCCGGCGGAGATTATGGACATGTCCTTTGCCCTGCAGGCATTATCTGCCCGGCATATATTAAATCACGGTGCGCAGTTGGATAAAAAAGTATATGTAGTGCCGGAAGATCTGGATCGCCGTGTTGCAGACCTTAAACTGAAGTCCATGGGTATTGAAATTGACAGTTTAACCGACGATCAATATGCATACCTGAACAGCTGGGGAGATGAATAA
- the mtnA gene encoding S-methyl-5-thioribose-1-phosphate isomerase: METMYWEDRCLKLLDQTQLPSKTVYLECTDYHDVMQSIKRLSVRGAPAIGASAAYGLVIGALSEEHLNHTTFIKKIEDIAREIASTRPTAVNLQWALERMLARVHSSHARDTAGLISDMLEEAHNIFNEDVEGNKQMGQHGLNLIPHGARILTHCNAGALATAGYGTALGVIRAAQAKGLDISVYADETRPLLQGARLTAWEMMQENIPVTIITDNMAGYLMYKGMVDIVIVGADRIAANGDVANKIGTYSVAVLAKQHNIPFYVAAPMSTIDFKLGSGSQIPIEEREWHEVTGLAGQAVAPEGVRVWNPAFDVTPSDLVTAIITDKGIARSPYAQGLAALK; the protein is encoded by the coding sequence ATGGAAACAATGTACTGGGAAGACAGATGCCTTAAGCTGCTGGATCAAACCCAACTACCATCGAAAACGGTATACCTGGAATGCACAGACTACCATGATGTGATGCAGTCCATCAAACGGCTTAGTGTACGGGGAGCCCCGGCTATTGGAGCATCAGCAGCTTACGGGTTAGTTATTGGAGCTCTTTCTGAAGAGCATCTTAATCATACTACCTTTATAAAAAAAATAGAGGACATTGCGCGGGAAATAGCTTCTACCCGCCCTACAGCTGTTAACCTGCAGTGGGCGTTAGAACGCATGCTTGCCCGTGTACATTCAAGCCATGCCCGGGATACGGCGGGGCTAATTTCGGATATGCTTGAGGAAGCACATAATATCTTTAATGAGGATGTCGAAGGGAATAAGCAGATGGGGCAGCACGGCCTTAACCTTATCCCCCACGGAGCCAGGATATTAACCCATTGTAATGCCGGGGCATTAGCCACGGCCGGTTACGGCACTGCTTTGGGGGTAATCCGTGCAGCCCAGGCAAAGGGGCTGGATATCAGTGTTTATGCAGACGAAACCAGGCCGCTTTTACAGGGTGCCCGGTTGACTGCATGGGAAATGATGCAGGAAAATATCCCGGTCACTATAATTACTGACAATATGGCAGGGTATTTAATGTATAAGGGCATGGTGGACATAGTCATTGTGGGCGCTGACCGTATAGCAGCCAACGGAGATGTAGCCAATAAAATCGGTACTTACAGTGTAGCTGTTTTGGCTAAACAACATAACATACCGTTTTATGTGGCTGCGCCTATGTCAACCATAGATTTTAAACTTGGTTCCGGGAGCCAAATTCCCATTGAGGAACGGGAATGGCACGAAGTTACAGGCCTGGCCGGGCAGGCTGTCGCTCCGGAAGGTGTCCGGGTCTGGAACCCTGCCTTTGATGTAACCCCGTCTGACCTGGTGACAGCTATAATTACAGATAAGGGAATTGCCCGTTCGCCATATGCCCAGGGCCTTGCGGCTCTAAAATAA